One Pseudomonas fluorescens genomic region harbors:
- a CDS encoding ZIP family metal transporter, with product MGTETLTIGSGRMFRYAVGSLLLLAGMTLLAAHGLEWLDLQPRLLRALQGGAICALGTALGAVPVLVIRRMPQALSDTLLGFGAGVMLAATAFSLIVPGIAAAESLGLTPWGASGLICFGIMLGALGLYLVDRRVSGASPEMLVGTVEHPAIPPRIWLFVFAIIAHNIPEGMAVGVSAGGGMADADSLAMGIALQDVPEGLVIALVLAGAGMSRVKAFLIGAASGLVEPVFALLCAWLVSLAQVLLPLGLALAAGAMLLVVTHEVIPESRRNGHDKLASLGLLSGFCLMMVMDTALG from the coding sequence ATGGGCACTGAAACACTGACGATCGGCAGTGGGCGTATGTTTCGGTACGCAGTGGGATCGTTGTTGCTGTTGGCGGGCATGACTTTGCTCGCCGCTCATGGCCTGGAATGGCTGGATCTGCAGCCCAGACTGTTGCGGGCGCTGCAGGGTGGTGCGATCTGCGCGCTCGGCACGGCGCTGGGCGCGGTTCCGGTGCTGGTGATCCGGCGTATGCCTCAGGCACTCAGTGACACCTTGCTGGGGTTTGGTGCCGGGGTCATGTTGGCGGCAACGGCGTTCTCGCTGATCGTGCCGGGTATTGCGGCAGCCGAAAGTCTTGGCCTGACGCCGTGGGGCGCCAGTGGCCTGATCTGCTTCGGCATCATGCTCGGCGCGCTTGGTCTGTATCTGGTTGATCGCCGGGTCTCGGGGGCATCTCCGGAAATGCTCGTTGGCACGGTTGAGCATCCGGCGATCCCGCCGCGGATCTGGCTTTTCGTATTTGCCATCATCGCCCATAACATCCCGGAGGGTATGGCGGTCGGCGTGTCGGCCGGCGGTGGTATGGCGGATGCGGACAGCCTGGCCATGGGCATCGCTTTGCAAGACGTCCCGGAAGGTCTGGTGATTGCTTTGGTGCTGGCGGGGGCGGGGATGTCGCGGGTCAAGGCGTTTCTGATCGGCGCGGCGTCAGGTCTGGTCGAACCGGTATTCGCCTTGTTGTGCGCATGGCTGGTGAGCCTGGCGCAGGTACTTTTGCCCTTGGGCTTGGCTTTGGCGGCAGGGGCGATGTTGCTGGTGGTGACCCACGAAGTGATCCCCGAGTCGCGACGCAATGGTCATGACAAACTGGCCAGTCTTGGCTTGTTGAGCGGGTTTTGTCTGATGATGGTGATGGATACGGCGTTGGGTTGA
- a CDS encoding HPr family phosphocarrier protein, producing MPAREIEIINKLGLHARASAKFVGVAGQYPDCTIRVGRTPETTVDGKSIMAMMMLAAGKGTKIYLSTEGHQEQEALDALVALINNYFDEGG from the coding sequence ATGCCTGCACGTGAAATCGAAATCATCAATAAACTGGGTTTGCATGCCCGCGCGTCGGCCAAGTTCGTTGGCGTGGCTGGGCAATATCCGGATTGCACGATCAGAGTGGGTCGCACACCCGAAACTACAGTCGATGGCAAAAGCATCATGGCGATGATGATGCTGGCGGCTGGCAAGGGCACGAAAATCTATTTGAGCACCGAAGGGCATCAGGAACAGGAAGCGCTGGATGCGTTGGTGGCGTTGATTAACAACTACTTCGATGAAGGCGGCTGA
- a CDS encoding KpsF/GutQ family sugar-phosphate isomerase, which produces MSQSSDLIQSAQRTIQLEVEAVQGLLPHIDADFVRACEMILASKGRVVVVGMGKSGHVGNKIAATLASTGTPAFFVHPAEASHGDMGMITRDDVILALSNSGSTNEIVTLLPLIKRLGIQLISVTGNPQSPLAKAAEVNLNVHVEQEACPLNLAPTSSTTAALVMGDALAVALLEARGFTAEDFAFSHPGGALGRRLLLKVENVMHAGQELPQVQRGTLLKDALMEMTRKGLGMTVILETDGKLAGIFTDGDLRRTLDRSIDIRSATIDQVMTAHGKTARPEMLAAEALKIMEDHRINALVVVDEEDRPIGAFNLSDLLRAGVM; this is translated from the coding sequence ATGAGCCAATCCAGCGACCTGATTCAATCGGCACAACGCACCATCCAGCTCGAAGTGGAGGCCGTCCAAGGCTTGTTGCCCCATATCGACGCCGATTTCGTGCGCGCTTGCGAGATGATTCTGGCCAGCAAAGGCCGTGTGGTCGTGGTCGGCATGGGCAAGTCGGGGCATGTTGGTAACAAGATTGCCGCGACCCTGGCTAGTACCGGGACGCCGGCGTTTTTCGTACACCCGGCGGAGGCGAGCCACGGCGACATGGGCATGATCACCCGCGATGACGTGATCCTGGCTTTGTCCAATTCCGGCTCGACCAACGAAATCGTGACCCTGCTGCCGCTGATCAAGCGCCTGGGCATCCAGTTGATCAGCGTTACCGGCAACCCGCAATCGCCACTGGCCAAGGCCGCCGAGGTCAATCTCAATGTCCACGTCGAGCAGGAAGCCTGTCCGCTGAACCTGGCACCGACCTCCTCCACCACCGCGGCGCTGGTGATGGGCGACGCTCTGGCTGTTGCATTGCTCGAAGCGCGCGGCTTTACCGCTGAAGATTTCGCCTTCTCCCATCCGGGCGGCGCGTTGGGCCGTCGCTTGTTGCTGAAAGTGGAAAACGTCATGCACGCCGGCCAGGAGCTGCCGCAAGTACAGCGCGGCACGCTGCTCAAGGACGCCCTCATGGAAATGACCCGCAAAGGCCTGGGAATGACCGTGATCCTTGAAACCGACGGCAAACTGGCCGGGATCTTCACCGACGGCGATTTGCGCCGCACGCTGGATCGCAGCATCGACATCCGCAGCGCCACCATCGACCAGGTGATGACCGCTCACGGCAAGACCGCCCGGCCCGAGATGCTCGCCGCCGAAGCCCTGAAAATCATGGAAGACCATCGAATCAACGCACTGGTAGTCGTCGATGAGGAGGATCGCCCGATCGGCGCGTTCAACCTCTCCGATCTGCTGCGCGCAGGAGTCATGTAA
- the rapZ gene encoding RNase adapter RapZ translates to MRLIIVSGRSGSGKSTALNVLEDNGYYCIDNLPAGLLPELAERALIHTELAQPLVAVSIDARNLPSHLSRFPELLEDARSKHIQCDVLYLDADEETLLKRFSETRRRHPLSNANRSLAEAIHDESALLGPIADLADLKINTTNLNLYQLRDTIKLRLLNQPEPGTAFLIESFGFKRGMPVDADLVFDVRCLPNPYWKPELREQSGLDAAVAEYLAEQPDVEEMYQDIFAYLNKWLPRFAASNRAYVTIAIGCTGGHHRSVYLTERLGQALQKTLKNVQVRHRDLT, encoded by the coding sequence ATGCGTTTGATCATCGTCAGTGGCCGTTCGGGCTCGGGTAAAAGTACCGCGCTGAATGTCCTCGAGGACAACGGCTACTATTGCATCGACAATTTGCCGGCAGGCTTGCTGCCAGAGCTGGCCGAGCGCGCCTTGATCCACACGGAACTGGCGCAACCGCTGGTCGCCGTGTCGATCGACGCCCGAAACTTGCCCAGCCATCTGTCACGCTTCCCAGAACTGCTTGAAGATGCCAGAAGCAAGCATATCCAGTGCGATGTGCTTTATCTGGACGCCGACGAGGAGACTTTGCTCAAGCGGTTTTCCGAGACCCGTCGTCGTCACCCGCTGAGCAACGCCAACCGTTCTCTGGCCGAGGCGATTCACGATGAATCTGCCCTGCTCGGCCCTATCGCCGACCTCGCCGACCTGAAGATCAACACCACCAATCTGAATCTGTACCAGCTGCGCGACACCATCAAGCTGCGTCTGCTGAATCAGCCAGAGCCAGGTACGGCGTTTCTGATCGAGTCATTCGGTTTCAAGCGCGGCATGCCGGTGGATGCGGACCTGGTTTTCGACGTGCGCTGCCTGCCCAATCCGTACTGGAAACCAGAGTTGCGCGAGCAATCCGGTCTCGACGCGGCGGTCGCTGAATATTTGGCAGAACAGCCCGATGTCGAAGAAATGTACCAAGATATCTTTGCCTACCTGAACAAGTGGCTGCCCCGCTTCGCCGCCAGCAACCGCGCCTACGTCACCATTGCCATTGGCTGTACCGGCGGACACCACCGCTCCGTCTACCTGACCGAACGCCTGGGTCAGGCCCTGCAGAAAACCCTGAAGAACGTCCAGGTTCGCCACCGCGACCTCACCTAA
- the ptsN gene encoding PTS IIA-like nitrogen regulatory protein PtsN yields MIRLETILTPGRSQVNAPGGSKKKALEQIANLIHREVPDLAMQDVFEALIAREKLGSTGFGNGIAIPHCRLKGCTAPVSALLHLEAPIDFDAIDGAPVDLLFVLLVPEAATDAHLELLRQIASMLDRKEVREKLRNAPSNEALYQVVLDEQNGH; encoded by the coding sequence ATGATCCGACTTGAAACCATCCTGACCCCCGGCCGTTCCCAAGTGAACGCGCCGGGCGGCAGCAAGAAAAAAGCCCTCGAACAGATTGCCAACCTGATCCACCGCGAAGTGCCGGATCTGGCAATGCAAGATGTCTTCGAGGCTCTGATTGCCCGTGAAAAACTCGGTTCCACCGGTTTTGGCAACGGCATCGCCATTCCCCACTGCCGCCTCAAGGGTTGCACGGCACCAGTCAGTGCCTTGCTGCACCTCGAAGCCCCTATCGATTTCGACGCCATCGACGGCGCTCCGGTAGATCTGCTGTTCGTGCTGCTGGTCCCGGAAGCCGCTACCGATGCGCATCTGGAGTTGTTGCGCCAGATCGCCAGCATGCTCGATCGCAAGGAAGTGCGCGAAAAACTGCGTAACGCTCCGAGCAACGAAGCCTTGTACCAGGTTGTACTGGACGAGCAGAACGGGCATTAA
- a CDS encoding class II fumarate hydratase: MTKTRIERDSMGELQVPVDALYGAQTQRAVDNFPISGKPMPTQFIRALILAKAAAARANVELNQIGAAQGKAISDAAQGLLEGDFMQHFPVDIFQTGSGTSSNMNANEVIATLASRLLGEPVNANDHVNCGQSSNDIIPTTIHVSAALALHEQLLPALLHLVQVIERKAEQVHHHVKTGRTHLMDAMPVRMSQVLNGWAQQLKANIGHLQDLLPSLQSLAQGGTAVGTGINAHPEFAARFSRHLSQLTDVQFTPGKDLFALIGSQDTAVAVSGQLKATAVSLMKIANDLRWMNSGPLAGLGEIELEALQPGSSIMPGKVNPVIPEATAMVAAQVIGNDSVITVAGQSGNFELNVMLPIIAQNLLSSIELLANASRLLGDKAIASFKVNESRLKEALSRNPILVTALNPIIGYQKAAEIAKQAYKEGRAVIDVALEHTDLSRSQLEELLNPEKLTAGGV; this comes from the coding sequence ACCCAGCGCGCGGTGGATAACTTCCCGATCAGCGGCAAACCGATGCCAACGCAGTTCATCCGCGCGTTGATTCTTGCCAAAGCCGCTGCCGCCCGCGCCAACGTCGAGCTCAACCAGATCGGCGCGGCGCAGGGCAAAGCCATCAGCGACGCTGCACAAGGTCTGCTCGAAGGTGATTTCATGCAGCACTTCCCGGTGGATATCTTCCAGACTGGCAGCGGGACCAGCTCGAACATGAACGCCAACGAAGTGATCGCCACGTTGGCCAGCCGCCTGCTCGGCGAGCCAGTCAACGCCAACGATCACGTCAATTGCGGGCAAAGCAGCAATGACATCATTCCCACCACGATTCACGTCAGCGCTGCGCTGGCCCTGCACGAACAACTGCTGCCAGCGCTGTTGCATCTCGTGCAAGTGATCGAACGCAAGGCCGAGCAGGTGCACCACCATGTGAAAACCGGCCGCACGCATTTGATGGATGCGATGCCGGTGCGCATGAGCCAGGTGCTCAACGGCTGGGCGCAGCAGCTCAAGGCCAACATCGGCCATTTGCAGGATTTGTTGCCAAGCCTGCAATCCCTGGCGCAGGGCGGTACGGCGGTCGGCACCGGCATCAATGCACATCCTGAATTCGCCGCGCGTTTCAGCCGCCACTTGAGCCAGTTGACCGATGTGCAATTCACGCCGGGCAAGGATCTGTTCGCGCTGATCGGCTCGCAGGACACGGCCGTCGCGGTCTCCGGGCAGCTCAAAGCCACGGCGGTGTCGCTGATGAAAATCGCCAACGATTTGCGCTGGATGAATTCCGGCCCGCTAGCCGGCCTTGGTGAAATCGAGCTCGAAGCCCTGCAACCGGGCTCCTCGATCATGCCAGGCAAGGTCAATCCGGTCATTCCGGAAGCCACTGCGATGGTTGCCGCGCAAGTCATCGGTAACGATTCGGTCATCACCGTCGCTGGCCAGTCGGGCAATTTCGAACTCAACGTGATGCTGCCGATCATCGCGCAGAACCTGTTGAGCAGTATCGAACTGCTGGCCAATGCCAGCCGTCTGCTCGGCGACAAAGCCATCGCCAGCTTCAAGGTCAATGAGTCGCGCTTGAAGGAAGCGCTGTCGCGTAACCCGATTCTGGTCACCGCGCTCAACCCGATCATCGGTTATCAGAAAGCCGCCGAGATTGCCAAGCAAGCCTATAAGGAAGGCCGCGCGGTGATCGACGTCGCGCTGGAACACACCGATCTGTCGCGCAGCCAGCTGGAAGAGTTGCTCAACCCCGAGAAACTCACCGCCGGCGGCGTGTAA
- the lptC gene encoding LPS export ABC transporter periplasmic protein LptC → MFSKKFRNFLLFGCIAAIFAAVGYWNISPERFLDKPPTSTVDNPIDWYATNTHTVQYLPDGKVQYEMTSDKAEHVKATDITLVTKPDLNMYRGTDFPWHVTSERGEVNSGGTEVELIDSVRVKRTDEKKRDTLITSTRMTVFPQREYAQTEQPVRIEGAGGVSTGVGMKAYLKESRIHLQSNVRGQYEAR, encoded by the coding sequence ATGTTTAGCAAAAAATTTCGTAACTTTCTGTTGTTCGGCTGCATCGCGGCGATCTTCGCCGCCGTCGGCTACTGGAACATCAGTCCGGAACGCTTCCTCGACAAGCCACCGACTTCGACGGTGGACAACCCTATCGACTGGTATGCAACCAACACGCATACCGTGCAGTACCTGCCGGACGGCAAAGTGCAGTACGAAATGACGTCCGACAAAGCCGAGCACGTCAAGGCAACCGACATCACCCTGGTCACCAAACCCGACTTGAACATGTACCGCGGCACGGATTTTCCGTGGCACGTGACCAGTGAGCGCGGCGAAGTGAACTCGGGCGGTACCGAAGTCGAATTGATCGATTCGGTGCGCGTAAAGCGTACCGATGAAAAGAAACGTGACACGCTGATCACTTCCACTCGCATGACAGTGTTCCCGCAGCGGGAATATGCGCAGACCGAGCAACCCGTTAGAATCGAGGGCGCTGGCGGTGTATCGACTGGCGTAGGAATGAAAGCGTACCTGAAGGAAAGCAGGATACACCTGCAATCGAACGTAAGAGGACAGTATGAGGCTCGTTAA
- the hpf gene encoding ribosome hibernation-promoting factor, HPF/YfiA family: protein MQVNISGHQLEVTEPLRIYIGEKLDRLERHFDKITNVQVILNVEKLKQKIEATLHIPGGEVVANAEHDDMYAAIDLLTDKLDRQLKKHKEKTQSLLQGATGR from the coding sequence ATGCAAGTCAACATCAGTGGACACCAACTGGAAGTGACCGAACCCCTGCGCATCTACATCGGCGAAAAACTCGACCGACTGGAGCGGCATTTCGACAAGATCACCAATGTTCAGGTAATTCTTAACGTCGAAAAGCTGAAGCAGAAAATCGAAGCCACGCTGCATATTCCCGGCGGAGAAGTGGTTGCCAATGCCGAGCATGACGACATGTATGCCGCCATTGACCTGCTGACCGACAAGCTGGATCGCCAACTCAAAAAGCATAAGGAAAAGACCCAGAGCCTCCTCCAGGGCGCGACCGGTCGTTAA
- the lptA gene encoding lipopolysaccharide transport periplasmic protein LptA produces MRLVKTLPILLSLGAALGSVSAWSLPNDQEQPIRIQADDAQLDDKNGVATYKGDVIITQGSMIVKGNTVTITRTQTGDIDVVTSVGNLAYFEQLQTAGDTKPVQGWGVTIQYHAAQNRVVLIDKAKVVDKDNNTTQGEKIVYDTVKKLASAGRATGSKVTEARPRIDMVIQPKKKTDEKTQ; encoded by the coding sequence ATGAGGCTCGTTAAAACCCTCCCTATTTTGCTCAGTCTGGGCGCAGCACTGGGAAGCGTGAGCGCCTGGTCCCTGCCGAACGATCAGGAGCAGCCAATCCGCATTCAGGCCGACGACGCCCAGCTGGACGACAAGAATGGCGTCGCCACCTACAAAGGTGACGTGATCATTACCCAGGGTTCCATGATCGTCAAAGGCAACACCGTGACCATCACCCGCACCCAGACCGGTGATATCGACGTGGTGACTTCGGTCGGCAACCTTGCTTACTTCGAACAGCTGCAAACCGCTGGCGACACCAAGCCTGTGCAGGGCTGGGGCGTGACGATTCAATACCACGCCGCGCAAAATCGCGTCGTGCTGATCGACAAGGCCAAGGTTGTCGACAAGGACAACAACACCACTCAGGGCGAGAAAATCGTCTACGACACGGTGAAAAAACTGGCCAGCGCCGGTCGCGCTACCGGCAGCAAAGTCACCGAAGCGCGTCCGCGCATCGACATGGTGATCCAGCCGAAGAAGAAAACCGACGAGAAAACCCAGTAA
- the lptB gene encoding LPS export ABC transporter ATP-binding protein yields MATLKAQHLAKAYKSRQVVRDVSLSIDSGQIVGLLGPNGAGKTTCFYMIVGLVQADQGRVLIDDLDVSHQPMHGRAKAGIGYLPQEASIFRKLSVADNIMAILETRQELDKAGRRKELESLLQEFHISHIRDNLGMSLSGGERRRVEIARALATAPKFILLDEPFAGVDPISVGDIKQIIHHLKAKGIGVLITDHNVRETLDICETAYIVNDGQLIAEGDAETILANDLVKEVYLGHEFRL; encoded by the coding sequence ATGGCAACTCTGAAAGCTCAGCACCTGGCCAAGGCCTATAAAAGCCGCCAGGTCGTGCGTGATGTCAGCCTGTCGATCGACAGCGGCCAGATCGTCGGCCTGCTCGGCCCCAACGGCGCCGGCAAGACCACCTGTTTCTACATGATCGTCGGCCTGGTGCAGGCCGATCAGGGTCGCGTTTTGATCGATGATCTGGACGTCAGCCATCAGCCCATGCACGGCCGCGCGAAGGCTGGCATCGGCTATCTGCCGCAAGAAGCGTCGATCTTCCGCAAACTGTCGGTGGCCGACAACATCATGGCCATCCTCGAAACGCGCCAGGAGCTCGACAAGGCCGGCCGCCGCAAAGAGCTGGAAAGCCTGTTGCAGGAGTTCCACATCAGCCACATCCGCGACAACCTCGGCATGAGCCTGTCCGGTGGTGAGCGCCGCCGGGTTGAAATCGCCCGCGCCCTGGCAACCGCACCGAAATTCATCCTGCTCGACGAACCGTTCGCCGGTGTCGACCCGATCTCGGTCGGCGACATCAAGCAAATCATCCATCACCTCAAGGCCAAGGGCATCGGTGTGCTGATCACCGACCACAACGTGCGTGAGACGCTGGATATCTGCGAAACGGCTTACATCGTCAATGACGGCCAGCTGATCGCCGAGGGCGATGCCGAGACCATCCTTGCCAACGATCTGGTGAAGGAAGTCTATCTGGGTCACGAATTCCGCCTGTAA
- a CDS encoding KdsC family phosphatase, translated as MSNDLLQRGKAIKLAVFDVDGVLTDGRLYFLEDGSEFKTFNTLDGQGIKMLMNAGVQTAIISGRKTPVVERRAKNLGIPHLFQGREDKLVVLDGLLEQLGLSYEEVAYLGDDLPDLPVIRRVGLGMAVANAADFVRERAHGVTRARGGEGAAREFCELILRAQGRLDAANAAYL; from the coding sequence ATGAGCAACGATCTGCTGCAACGCGGCAAAGCGATCAAACTGGCGGTGTTCGACGTCGATGGCGTCCTCACCGACGGCCGCCTGTACTTCCTCGAAGACGGCAGTGAATTCAAGACGTTCAATACCCTCGATGGCCAAGGCATCAAAATGTTGATGAATGCTGGCGTACAAACCGCCATCATCAGCGGTCGCAAGACCCCGGTGGTCGAGCGTCGCGCGAAAAACCTGGGCATCCCGCACCTGTTTCAGGGGCGCGAAGATAAATTGGTGGTGCTGGACGGCCTGCTCGAACAACTGGGCCTAAGCTATGAAGAAGTCGCTTACCTCGGTGACGACCTGCCTGACCTGCCGGTGATTCGCCGCGTCGGCCTGGGCATGGCGGTCGCCAATGCGGCCGATTTCGTCCGAGAACGCGCCCATGGCGTTACCCGCGCCCGTGGCGGCGAAGGTGCCGCCCGCGAATTCTGTGAGTTGATCCTGCGCGCCCAGGGCCGCCTCGATGCCGCCAACGCTGCGTATCTGTGA
- a CDS encoding RNA polymerase factor sigma-54, translating into MKPSLVLRMGQQLTMTPQLQQAIRLLQLSTLDLQQEIQEALESNPMLERQEEGDDFDNSDPLADNAEQKPNTDIQEPSYQETAPTVDNLEDGEWNERIPNELPVDTAWEDVYQTSASSLPSSDDDEWDFTTRTSAGESLQSHLLWQLNLAPMSDTDRLIAVTLIDCINNQGYLDESLEEILEAFDPELDIELDEIEAVLHRIQQFEPAGIGARNLSECLLLQLRQLPAKTLWLNEAKRLVSDYIDLLGSRDYSQLMRRMKLKEDELRQVIELVQTLNPRPGSQIESTEAEYVVPDVIVRKHNERWLVELNQESVPRLRVNAQYAGFVRRADTSADNTFMRNQLQEARWFIKSLQSRNETLMKVATQIVEHQRGFLEYGDEAMKPLVLHDIAEAVGMHESTISRVTTQKFMHTPRGIYELKYFFSSHVSTSEGGECSSTAIRAIIKKLVAAENQKKPLSDSKIAGLLEAQGIQVARRTVAKYRESLGIAPSSERKRLM; encoded by the coding sequence ATGAAACCATCGCTAGTCTTGAGAATGGGCCAGCAGCTGACGATGACACCGCAGCTGCAACAGGCCATCCGCCTGCTCCAATTGTCGACCCTGGATCTGCAACAGGAAATTCAGGAGGCGCTGGAATCCAATCCGATGCTCGAACGCCAGGAAGAAGGCGACGACTTCGACAACTCGGACCCATTGGCCGACAACGCTGAACAGAAGCCCAACACCGACATCCAGGAACCGTCCTATCAGGAAACTGCGCCGACAGTAGACAATCTCGAGGACGGCGAGTGGAACGAGCGAATCCCCAACGAGCTTCCGGTCGATACCGCCTGGGAAGACGTCTACCAGACCAGCGCGAGCAGCCTGCCCAGCAGTGATGACGACGAGTGGGATTTCACCACGCGCACCTCTGCCGGCGAAAGTCTGCAAAGCCACCTGCTCTGGCAACTCAATCTGGCACCGATGTCGGACACCGATCGGCTGATCGCCGTGACCCTGATCGATTGCATCAACAATCAGGGCTACCTGGACGAAAGCCTCGAAGAAATCCTCGAAGCGTTCGATCCGGAACTGGACATCGAACTGGACGAAATCGAAGCCGTCCTGCACCGCATCCAGCAATTCGAACCGGCGGGTATCGGTGCCCGCAACCTGAGCGAATGTCTGCTGCTGCAACTGCGTCAGCTACCCGCCAAGACGCTTTGGCTCAACGAAGCGAAACGCTTGGTCAGCGACTATATCGACCTGCTCGGCAGTCGCGATTACAGCCAGTTGATGCGCCGCATGAAGCTCAAGGAAGATGAGCTGCGTCAGGTCATCGAACTGGTGCAGACCCTCAATCCGCGTCCAGGCTCGCAGATCGAGTCGACCGAAGCCGAATATGTCGTCCCGGACGTCATCGTGCGCAAGCACAATGAGCGCTGGCTGGTCGAACTCAATCAGGAATCGGTACCGCGCCTGCGCGTCAATGCTCAGTACGCCGGTTTCGTCCGCCGCGCTGATACCAGCGCTGACAACACCTTCATGCGCAATCAGTTGCAGGAAGCTCGCTGGTTCATCAAGAGCCTGCAAAGCCGCAACGAAACGTTGATGAAAGTAGCCACCCAGATCGTCGAGCATCAGCGCGGTTTTCTGGAGTATGGCGACGAAGCGATGAAACCGCTGGTCCTGCATGACATCGCCGAAGCGGTGGGCATGCACGAATCGACCATTTCCCGCGTGACCACGCAGAAATTCATGCATACCCCGCGCGGTATTTATGAGCTGAAATACTTTTTCTCCAGCCACGTCAGCACCTCCGAAGGCGGCGAATGCTCGTCCACGGCGATCCGCGCGATCATCAAGAAACTGGTTGCGGCGGAAAATCAGAAAAAGCCGTTGAGTGACAGCAAGATCGCTGGTTTACTGGAGGCACAAGGCATTCAGGTGGCTCGCCGCACCGTCGCCAAGTACCGCGAATCCCTCGGAATCGCGCCTTCGAGCGAACGCAAGCGGTTGATGTAA
- a CDS encoding superoxide dismutase: MAFTLPALPYAYDALEPHIDAQTMEIHYTKHHQTYINNLNAAVEGTEYAEWPVEKLVASVKELPEKLRAAVINQGGGHANHSLFWEVMVPNGGGRPDGALAKAIDEQLGGLDSFKEAFTKAALTRFGSGWAWLSVTPEKQLIVESSGNQDSPLMNGNTPILGLDVWEHAYYLRYQNRRPEYINAFYNVINWPEVAARYQAALV, from the coding sequence ATGGCTTTTACCTTGCCCGCATTGCCTTACGCCTATGACGCGCTCGAACCACACATCGACGCGCAAACCATGGAGATTCACTACACCAAACATCACCAGACCTACATCAATAATCTCAACGCAGCCGTTGAAGGCACCGAGTACGCCGAGTGGCCGGTGGAAAAACTGGTTGCCAGCGTCAAGGAGTTGCCGGAAAAACTTCGCGCGGCGGTGATCAATCAGGGCGGCGGTCACGCCAATCACTCGCTGTTCTGGGAAGTCATGGTGCCCAACGGCGGAGGCAGGCCGGACGGCGCGCTGGCGAAGGCCATCGATGAGCAACTTGGCGGTCTCGACAGTTTCAAGGAAGCCTTTACCAAAGCTGCGCTGACCCGGTTTGGCAGCGGCTGGGCCTGGCTCAGCGTGACCCCGGAAAAACAACTGATTGTGGAAAGCAGCGGCAATCAGGACAGCCCGCTGATGAACGGCAATACACCGATTCTCGGCCTCGACGTCTGGGAACACGCCTACTACCTGCGCTACCAGAACCGGCGGCCGGAATACATCAACGCGTTCTACAACGTGATCAATTGGCCGGAAGTTGCTGCGCGCTATCAGGCCGCACTGGTCTAA